The region TGCCCACACTCATTGTTGTGGCCATGTTCGTGATAAACGGCTTCGTCTTCCATTATATCATGCGAAAACGGCGCCAGTGGAAGGAAACGGGCGCTGTGGAATCTGGCACTCCCGACATTGAGATGGAGCACCTGTAGCATCTGTACCGATCAAAGGCAGGCCAAATAAGCCAGTCCGTTAGTGAGAACTAATTCGCCTTAGCCGGTGGATGGTTTGAGATACTCAGCATTGTCCAAGCTCAGCCcaactgcaacaaaattgCCGCCCCATCCATCAGCCCCGCTGCTAAACAGCTAAAAGCAAATCGGGTCT is a window of Drosophila pseudoobscura strain MV-25-SWS-2005 chromosome 3, UCI_Dpse_MV25, whole genome shotgun sequence DNA encoding:
- the LOC15382880 gene encoding uncharacterized protein — protein: MASPSPNDLNVTVDVVLPTLIVVAMFVINGFVFHYIMRKRRQWKETGAVESGTPDIEMEHL